Proteins from a single region of Numenius arquata chromosome Z, bNumArq3.hap1.1, whole genome shotgun sequence:
- the ZNF475 gene encoding zinc finger protein 475 — translation METNVKKKNLNKTCNALPSAGKAPATVSSILASEQVSSSNVSDLPRILPEVVHPEAGPQKRRPGTAIISKRSDTSNMSQMPLNRPIIPPRRPRFRAQVIRRPPAVICYICGREYGTKSISIHEPQCLKKWHQENDKLPKHLRRPEPKKPEVGPIQAKGFYDLDSLNEAAWISAQNQLVPCDICGRTFLPDRLIFHQRSCKQKPAT, via the exons ATGGAAACAAATGTCAAGAAAAAGAATCTGAACAAAACCTGTAACGCTCTGCCAAGTGCCGGAAAGGCCCCTGCTACTGTCTCTAGTATCTTAGCTTCAGAGCAGGTTTCGTCATCTAATGTGTCAGATCTTCCCAGAATTTTGCCTGAAGTAGTACATCCAGAAGCTGGACCCCAGAAAAGGCGACCAGGCACTGCAATAATATCAAAACGGTCAGACACTTCAAACATGTCTCAGATGCCGCTGAATCGGCCCATCATTCCACCAAGAAGACCTCGCTTCAGG GCACAAGTGATAAGACGGCCACCAGCAGTGATCTGTTACATATGCGGCCGTGAGTACGGAACAAAATCTATTAGTATCCATGAGCCACAATGCCTGAAAAAATGGCACCAAGAAAATGACAAGCTACCCAAGCACTTGAGAAGGCCAGAGCCCAAAAAGCCGGAGGTCGGTCCCATACAAG ccAAAGGTTTCTATGATCTTGATTCTTTAAATGAGGCTGCCTGGATCAGCGCCCAGAACCAGCTAGTTCCATGTGATATTTGTGGGCGTACTTTTCTTCCAGACAGACTGATCTTCCACCAGCGGTCCTGTAAACAGAAACCAGCAACGTGA